A part of Amycolatopsis lurida genomic DNA contains:
- a CDS encoding HNH endonuclease signature motif containing protein: MDTRNATVALLKEITASDVLQEVNASLDSLEDNDAVDAAVAASEGIARLEAVRFRALAQLNRHRDGASSVVQEIAFALSVVDGHAAGLVSTAVALTTRLPRTLGLLDRGEVGGYGAMKVATATAWLSDEDARAVDEVLEDRLPGRNSEQIRKAANHAAVMADREGAARRAERHRAGRRLSIRHGETGVASIEVEDGPVEKVAAAYTRIDREARALKTGNETRTLDQLRADIALDLMLGGQGGKSERSEVFLYMDLNTYLGVNEDPAELVGHGHIPASLARRIASGPETVLRRIVTDPLSGQVLDLGRNRYRPTAGLGEFVRVRDRECRRPGCHRIAQACDLDHSVPWQHGGHTADTELVDLCRRDHRLKDEPGWIYHLAEDGTLTITTPTGHSYNSTPPPLHEPRTQEPPS, translated from the coding sequence GTGGACACACGCAACGCCACTGTGGCGCTACTCAAGGAAATCACTGCTTCTGATGTGTTGCAGGAGGTCAATGCTTCGCTGGATTCGTTGGAGGACAACGATGCTGTCGACGCTGCCGTGGCCGCGTCGGAAGGGATCGCGCGGTTGGAGGCGGTCCGGTTCCGCGCTTTGGCGCAGCTGAACCGCCACCGTGACGGCGCTTCTAGTGTGGTGCAGGAGATCGCGTTCGCCTTGTCCGTTGTGGACGGTCACGCGGCGGGTCTGGTGTCGACGGCAGTGGCGCTGACCACCCGCCTGCCCCGCACACTGGGGTTGCTGGACCGCGGGGAGGTGGGTGGCTATGGGGCGATGAAGGTCGCCACCGCGACCGCGTGGCTGTCGGACGAGGACGCCCGCGCGGTGGACGAGGTGTTGGAGGATCGTCTGCCGGGCCGGAATTCGGAGCAGATCCGGAAGGCGGCCAATCACGCGGCGGTGATGGCCGACCGTGAGGGTGCCGCCCGGCGCGCGGAGCGGCATCGTGCCGGGCGCCGGTTGTCGATCCGCCACGGCGAGACCGGAGTCGCCTCGATCGAGGTCGAAGACGGCCCCGTGGAAAAGGTCGCCGCCGCCTACACGCGGATCGACCGTGAGGCACGCGCCCTCAAAACCGGGAACGAGACCCGCACCCTGGATCAGCTGCGCGCCGACATCGCCCTCGACCTGATGTTGGGCGGACAAGGCGGCAAAAGTGAACGGTCCGAAGTGTTCCTCTACATGGATTTGAACACCTACCTGGGCGTGAACGAGGATCCGGCAGAATTGGTCGGGCATGGGCATATTCCGGCGTCGCTGGCTCGGCGGATCGCGTCCGGGCCGGAGACGGTGTTGCGGCGGATCGTCACCGACCCTTTGTCGGGGCAGGTTCTGGATTTGGGTCGGAATCGGTATCGGCCGACGGCGGGGTTGGGCGAGTTCGTGCGGGTACGGGACCGGGAATGCCGAAGACCCGGCTGCCACCGCATCGCCCAAGCCTGCGACCTCGACCATTCGGTGCCGTGGCAGCACGGCGGCCATACCGCCGATACCGAACTCGTCGACCTGTGCCGCCGCGACCACCGCTTGAAAGACGAACCCGGCTGGATCTACCACCTCGCCGAGGACGGCACCCTCACCATCACCACACCCACCGGACACAGCTACAACAGCACACCACCACCACTGCACGAACCCCGCACCCAAGAGCCACCATCCTGA
- a CDS encoding methyltransferase domain-containing protein — translation MSMVQRLDAADALPGAVELRARTYELLRLEPGCAVIDVGCGAGLAVAELSSLGFPAVGVDLSAEMVEEARRRSPDRDFLIGSAYALPVDGGFAGHRAGKVFHELADPEAALAEARRVLVPGGRIVVSGPGWEALVIDSSYPALTREIARGFRRLLTGNGFVRCRSRA, via the coding sequence ATGTCCATGGTGCAGCGGCTCGACGCCGCTGATGCCCTGCCGGGAGCCGTCGAACTGCGAGCCCGGACCTACGAACTGCTCCGGCTCGAACCCGGCTGCGCCGTAATCGACGTCGGCTGTGGTGCCGGGCTCGCCGTAGCCGAGTTGTCGTCGCTGGGTTTCCCCGCCGTCGGTGTCGACCTTTCGGCCGAGATGGTGGAAGAGGCCCGGCGGCGCTCACCCGATCGGGATTTCCTGATCGGGAGCGCCTACGCGTTGCCGGTCGACGGTGGATTCGCGGGTCATCGGGCGGGCAAGGTGTTCCATGAACTCGCGGACCCCGAGGCCGCCCTCGCCGAGGCGCGGCGGGTCCTGGTCCCCGGCGGACGGATCGTGGTGTCCGGGCCCGGCTGGGAGGCACTGGTGATCGATTCCTCCTACCCGGCGCTGACCCGGGAGATCGCGCGCGGTTTCCGGCGGCTGCTCACCGGAAACGGTTTCGTGAGGTGTCGGTCGAGGGCGTGA
- a CDS encoding MerR family transcriptional regulator, which yields MDIPGIVRLDDDMKSSTLSVSEVAARFGLATHVLRHWESVGLLKPARAGDRRRYDDNDLYRIAIILRSKEAGLSLEGIREMFRVLQERTRATYRGRTVLAHDRRLRARVRARRLDPVRAFPGGGGARRMTSARATVPAQPSRARISVISAC from the coding sequence ATGGACATACCGGGGATCGTCCGACTTGATGACGACATGAAGTCGAGCACCTTGAGCGTCAGCGAGGTCGCGGCGCGCTTCGGCCTGGCGACGCACGTCTTGCGCCATTGGGAATCCGTCGGCCTCCTCAAGCCGGCGCGGGCGGGCGACCGGCGCCGATACGACGACAACGACCTCTACCGCATCGCGATCATCCTGCGCTCGAAGGAAGCGGGCCTGAGCCTCGAAGGCATCCGTGAGATGTTCCGCGTGCTACAAGAAAGAACTCGAGCAACGTATCGCGGCCGCACAGTCCTCGCTCACGATCGTCGACTGCGCGCTCGGGTGCGAGCACGACGACTTGACCCGGTGCGCGCATTTCCGGGAGGCGGTGGCGCGCGCCGGATGACCTCGGCCCGCGCCACCGTCCCGGCTCAGCCGAGCAGGGCGCGCATCTCGGTGATCTCGGCCTGCTGA
- a CDS encoding SagB/ThcOx family dehydrogenase: protein MLVRVSSCGTLYWSDGDVVWDDHLGHRQLKLAEGTERVLRWFSSWREPESVRAADENPEIGERLVRIARAMIRYDVLVVKGSSRQQREEEILRDWGPWGASARAFHFGTRSLRETEFTTSEMTAKTLLEKAKASPPPSPVRPSGEHDAIALPEPSPEPLNAIALGDALNQRRSVREFGEEPLRLRDLSALLTSARPTRPETHSDIPATGNVFKTSPSGGARHPTEVYVYARNVEGLDQGAYHYDGFRHRLTPLDGKIDDDELIALAGDQQWTRNAGALLIYTSVIERNQWKYPMSRTYRVLLMDVGHLSQTVYLMAAALGLNVTFTAALRDELVEDLLGCDPASELVLGMSVVGTRL, encoded by the coding sequence ATGCTGGTCAGGGTTTCCTCGTGTGGAACGCTTTATTGGTCCGATGGTGACGTCGTCTGGGACGATCACCTCGGCCATCGCCAGCTGAAACTCGCCGAAGGAACCGAACGCGTCCTGCGTTGGTTCAGTTCTTGGCGAGAACCGGAATCGGTCCGCGCCGCGGACGAGAATCCCGAGATCGGGGAAAGGCTCGTCCGTATCGCGCGAGCGATGATCCGGTATGACGTGCTGGTGGTCAAAGGTTCTTCCCGGCAACAACGGGAAGAGGAGATCCTTAGGGATTGGGGCCCTTGGGGAGCGTCCGCGCGGGCGTTTCACTTCGGCACCCGCTCCTTGCGGGAAACCGAGTTCACGACCAGCGAAATGACGGCGAAAACCTTACTGGAGAAGGCGAAGGCCAGCCCTCCGCCTTCTCCGGTGAGGCCGTCCGGTGAGCACGACGCGATAGCGCTGCCCGAACCGTCGCCGGAACCTCTGAACGCGATCGCCTTGGGCGACGCGCTGAACCAACGCAGAAGCGTCCGCGAGTTCGGCGAAGAACCCTTGCGGCTACGCGATTTGAGCGCACTCCTCACATCGGCCCGGCCGACGAGACCCGAAACGCATTCCGACATCCCCGCCACCGGGAATGTCTTCAAGACGAGCCCGTCGGGCGGTGCCAGGCATCCGACGGAGGTGTACGTCTACGCGCGGAACGTCGAGGGCCTGGATCAGGGTGCCTATCACTACGACGGTTTCCGGCACCGCCTCACGCCGCTGGACGGCAAGATCGACGACGACGAACTGATCGCCCTCGCCGGCGACCAGCAGTGGACCCGGAACGCCGGCGCGCTGCTGATCTACACCAGCGTCATCGAGCGGAACCAATGGAAGTACCCGATGAGCCGCACCTATCGGGTACTGCTGATGGACGTCGGCCACCTCAGCCAGACCGTGTACCTGATGGCCGCCGCGCTGGGACTGAACGTCACGTTCACCGCGGCGCTTCGCGACGAACTGGTCGAAGATCTTCTCGGCTGCGACCCGGCCAGCGAACTGGTGCTGGGCATGTCGGTGGTGGGCACTCGTTTGTGA